A single region of the Changchengzhania lutea genome encodes:
- the nqrF gene encoding NADH:ubiquinone reductase (Na(+)-transporting) subunit F codes for MILAAGTLGTVIATVTAFLIITLLLVALLLVVKQKLSPSGPVKITINGEREIEVSSGDSLLSTLGSEKIFLPSACGGGGTCIQCECHVLEGGGEALPTETPHFTRKELKQGARLACQVKVKQDMNITIPEEVFGIKKWDATVVRNYNVASFIKEFVVEIPEDMGYKAGGYIQIEIPPCEVKFQDMDITAHPEEHETPDKFQAEWDKFNLWPLVMKNNETVERAYSMASYPAEGREIMLNVRIATPPWDRAKNGWMNVNPGIASSYIFNQKAGDKVVISGPYGEFFINESDSEMLYVGGGAGMAPMRSHLYHLFKTLKTGRKVTYWYGGRSKRELFYLDHFHQLENDFPNFKFYLALSEPLPEDNWKVKENIDAPGDGFVGFIHNCVIDNYLNHHESPEDIELYFCGPPLMNQAVQKMGEDFGIPDEHIRFDDFGG; via the coding sequence ATGATATTAGCCGCAGGAACATTAGGAACAGTAATAGCAACAGTAACGGCATTTTTAATTATAACCTTGTTATTGGTAGCCTTACTATTGGTTGTAAAACAAAAATTGTCACCATCTGGTCCAGTAAAAATCACTATTAATGGGGAACGTGAAATCGAAGTGTCTTCAGGAGATAGTTTATTATCTACTTTAGGTTCAGAGAAAATTTTCTTGCCATCTGCCTGTGGTGGTGGTGGAACCTGCATTCAATGTGAATGTCACGTTTTAGAAGGTGGTGGTGAAGCCTTACCTACCGAAACCCCACATTTTACAAGAAAAGAATTGAAACAGGGCGCACGTTTAGCATGTCAGGTTAAAGTGAAACAAGACATGAACATTACGATTCCAGAAGAAGTGTTCGGAATTAAAAAATGGGATGCAACGGTAGTGCGTAATTATAACGTGGCGTCATTTATAAAGGAATTTGTTGTTGAAATTCCAGAAGATATGGGCTATAAAGCTGGTGGATATATCCAGATTGAAATACCGCCTTGCGAAGTAAAGTTCCAGGATATGGATATTACAGCGCACCCTGAAGAGCACGAGACACCAGATAAATTTCAAGCTGAATGGGACAAATTTAATTTGTGGCCTTTGGTAATGAAGAATAATGAAACCGTTGAGCGTGCTTATTCTATGGCATCGTATCCTGCTGAAGGACGTGAGATCATGTTGAATGTACGTATTGCTACACCACCTTGGGATCGTGCCAAAAACGGCTGGATGAATGTGAATCCTGGTATTGCTTCGTCATATATATTCAACCAGAAAGCTGGCGATAAAGTTGTTATTTCAGGACCTTATGGTGAATTCTTTATCAACGAATCGGACAGTGAAATGCTTTATGTTGGTGGTGGTGCAGGTATGGCACCCATGCGCTCACATTTGTATCATTTATTCAAAACCTTAAAAACAGGTAGAAAAGTAACCTATTGGTATGGTGGCCGTTCTAAACGTGAATTGTTTTATTTAGATCATTTCCATCAGTTAGAAAATGATTTCCCAAATTTTAAATTTTACTTGGCGTTATCGGAACCTTTACCAGAGGATAACTGGAAGGTAAAAGAAAACATAGATGCACCTGGTGATGGGTTTGTAGGCTTTATTCATAATTGTGTTATTGATAACTACTTAAATCATCATGAGTCACCAGAAGATATCGAGTTATATTTCTGTGGCCCACCTTTAATGAATCAAGCCGTTCAAAAAATGGGTGAGGATTTCGGAATTCCAGATGAACATATTCGATTTGATGACTTTGGAGGATAA
- a CDS encoding NADH:ubiquinone reductase (Na(+)-transporting) subunit D, protein MGLLSKKDTKLITDPLADNNPITIQVLGICSALAITAELEASIVMSISVLFVLGVGNVVISLMRNIIPSKIRIIVQLIVVATLVIIVDLVLKAFAYELSKTLSVFVGLIITNCIIMGRFEAFALGNGPWRSFLDGIGNAAGYGVILIIVGFFRELLGSGTLLGIPMLGDPIEKTGLYAIGYENNGFMLLSPMALIVVGIIIWVQRSRNKALVED, encoded by the coding sequence ATGGGACTTTTATCAAAAAAAGACACAAAGTTAATCACAGATCCATTAGCAGATAACAATCCTATTACTATTCAAGTATTGGGCATTTGTTCGGCGCTGGCCATTACTGCAGAATTGGAAGCATCTATTGTGATGTCTATATCGGTATTATTTGTATTAGGCGTAGGTAACGTGGTTATTTCATTAATGCGAAATATCATTCCATCAAAAATTAGAATCATCGTGCAACTTATCGTGGTTGCTACATTGGTTATTATAGTAGATTTAGTATTGAAAGCCTTTGCATACGAATTAAGTAAAACACTTTCAGTATTTGTTGGACTTATTATTACAAACTGCATTATTATGGGGCGTTTTGAAGCCTTTGCATTAGGTAACGGGCCTTGGCGTTCATTTTTAGATGGTATTGGTAATGCCGCTGGTTATGGTGTTATTTTAATTATAGTTGGCTTTTTTAGAGAGTTGCTAGGTTCAGGAACACTACTTGGTATTCCAATGCTGGGAGACCCTATTGAGAAGACAGGTTTATACGCTATAGGCTACGAGAATAACGGATTTATGTTATTATCACCAATGGCATTGATTGTTGTGGGTATTATTATCTGGGTACAACGTAGTAGAAATAAAGCATTAGTAGAAGACTAA
- a CDS encoding NADH:ubiquinone reductase (Na(+)-transporting) subunit B gives MGLKENLHKFKEKNKDKKWLPAFSALHTFLYLPNETTHNGTHIKAADDLKRTMNTVIMALIPCLIYGMFNAGYQHYFALGEIESANGFLGASFWTWDNLVVGLWQVLPLVVVSYGVGLAVEFIFAIIKGHEVEEGYLVTGMLVPLIVPIDIPLWMLAVAVIFGVVIGKEVFGGTGMNILNPALTIRAFLFFAYPTWMSGDKVWVHGAVERDQMIAAGQNLDAISGETILGSYAQSNPVIYDYWDMFWGLIPGSVGETSKFLIIIGALFLIFTKVGSWRIIISTLIGALVMGLIFNGVVDAGWIGESSKFYGLMSVPFWQHLIIGSILFGAVYMATDPVTASQTNKGKWIYGFLIGFISIMIRVFNPAYPEGVFLAILLMNVFAPTIDHYVVQGNVKRRMKRVKTSLIS, from the coding sequence ATGGGTTTAAAAGAGAATTTACATAAATTTAAGGAAAAGAATAAGGACAAAAAGTGGTTGCCTGCCTTTTCTGCACTTCATACGTTTTTATATTTGCCAAATGAGACGACTCATAATGGGACACATATAAAGGCTGCAGATGATTTAAAGCGTACCATGAATACCGTTATCATGGCGCTTATTCCATGTTTAATATATGGTATGTTTAATGCGGGATATCAGCATTACTTTGCTTTAGGGGAAATTGAATCTGCAAACGGATTTTTAGGTGCCTCTTTTTGGACCTGGGATAATTTGGTTGTTGGTCTGTGGCAAGTTTTACCATTGGTAGTTGTGTCTTATGGCGTTGGTTTAGCGGTTGAATTTATATTCGCCATAATCAAAGGTCACGAAGTAGAAGAAGGTTATTTGGTAACCGGTATGTTGGTACCATTAATTGTTCCTATAGACATTCCACTTTGGATGTTGGCCGTAGCTGTCATATTTGGTGTCGTTATAGGTAAAGAAGTTTTTGGAGGTACAGGAATGAATATTTTAAACCCTGCCTTAACCATAAGAGCCTTTTTGTTTTTTGCATATCCAACTTGGATGTCTGGTGATAAGGTTTGGGTGCACGGTGCGGTAGAACGCGATCAAATGATTGCTGCCGGACAAAATTTAGATGCCATTTCTGGAGAAACCATTTTAGGAAGTTATGCACAAAGTAATCCAGTAATTTATGATTATTGGGATATGTTCTGGGGACTCATTCCCGGTTCGGTAGGTGAAACCTCAAAATTCTTAATTATTATAGGCGCTCTATTTTTGATATTTACAAAAGTAGGTAGCTGGAGAATTATTATAAGCACGCTTATTGGAGCCTTAGTAATGGGTTTAATTTTTAATGGTGTAGTAGATGCTGGATGGATTGGAGAATCAAGTAAATTCTACGGACTAATGAGTGTTCCATTCTGGCAACACTTAATTATAGGTAGTATTTTATTCGGTGCCGTGTATATGGCAACTGATCCAGTGACCGCTTCACAAACAAATAAAGGAAAATGGATCTACGGGTTTTTAATAGGATTTATATCCATAATGATTCGCGTATTCAATCCGGCATATCCAGAAGGTGTATTCTTAGCAATCTTACTAATGAATGTGTTTGCACCAACTATTGATCACTACGTGGTTCAAGGCAATGTAAAACGAAGAATGAAACGAGTAAAAACAAGTTTAATCAGTTAA
- a CDS encoding FAD:protein FMN transferase, with translation MNITNRFLIGLFFLTIAFSCKPQPKKNIVLEGPIFGTSYKVIYNSDINFQKQFDSLFYVINKSLSTYQVNSDISKLNRNENVAVDHHFIKVFESSKTIYKETNGAFDPTIGGIVNAWDFGPEGNISNLDSLKIDSLMQYVGLNKVKYVQNKIVKPLNTYLDFNAIAKGYAVDVLGEFLESRNIENYLINIGGELRSKGINIMSNDFWKVGVEDPNFDGSQSINKIILLKDQAMATSGTYRKFYVDEDGNRYAHIIDAKTGYPSQTNLLSISVIAENCMLADAYATAFKSMGLEQVQLFLKTHPELKVFLIFENDEKLLETRSLNGFLEN, from the coding sequence ATGAATATAACGAATAGATTTTTAATAGGATTATTCTTTTTAACCATTGCTTTTTCCTGTAAGCCACAACCAAAAAAAAATATAGTTCTTGAAGGCCCTATTTTTGGAACATCATACAAGGTTATTTACAATTCAGATATAAATTTTCAAAAACAGTTTGATAGTCTGTTTTATGTGATTAATAAATCCTTGTCTACCTATCAGGTGAATTCAGATATATCTAAACTTAACAGGAATGAAAATGTTGCAGTTGACCATCATTTTATAAAGGTTTTTGAGAGCTCTAAAACAATATATAAAGAAACGAATGGCGCTTTCGACCCCACCATTGGGGGCATAGTGAATGCTTGGGATTTTGGTCCGGAAGGAAACATTTCTAATTTAGATAGCCTAAAAATTGACAGTTTAATGCAGTACGTTGGACTTAATAAAGTGAAATATGTTCAGAATAAAATTGTTAAACCTCTCAACACTTATTTAGATTTTAATGCGATTGCCAAAGGCTATGCTGTTGATGTTTTAGGCGAGTTTTTAGAATCCCGAAACATAGAAAATTATCTTATAAATATTGGAGGGGAGCTACGTTCCAAAGGGATAAATATCATGAGCAATGATTTTTGGAAGGTAGGCGTTGAAGACCCTAATTTTGATGGTTCTCAATCTATAAATAAAATCATTTTATTAAAAGATCAAGCCATGGCGACTTCTGGGACGTACAGAAAATTTTATGTAGATGAGGATGGTAATCGTTATGCTCATATTATTGATGCTAAAACAGGCTATCCAAGTCAAACGAATTTACTCAGTATTTCAGTCATTGCAGAAAATTGCATGCTGGCCGATGCTTATGCCACGGCATTTAAATCGATGGGTCTTGAACAGGTACAATTATTTTTGAAAACACATCCAGAACTAAAAGTATTTCTGATATTTGAGAACGACGAGAAGCTATTAGAGACACGCTCACTTAATGGTTTTCTTGAAAATTAA
- the nqrE gene encoding NADH:ubiquinone reductase (Na(+)-transporting) subunit E, with amino-acid sequence MEHIELFFKSIFIDNMVFATFLGMCSYLAVSKKVSTAVGLGAAVIFVLAITVPLNWLLDQYLLQPGALSWLGEEYAAYDLSFLSFIMFIATIATMVQLVEIVVEKFSPSLYNSLGIFLPLIAVNCAILGGSLFMQSREIPTLGLATVYGVGSGIGWFLAILAIAAIREKIRYSNVPPALRGLGITFIITGLMAIGFMSFGGMLTGGDEDTPVEEKTATIESADDHTEDEKVVVNNLKDNE; translated from the coding sequence ATGGAACATATAGAATTATTTTTCAAATCGATATTTATAGATAACATGGTATTTGCAACCTTCTTAGGAATGTGTTCATATCTCGCCGTGTCTAAAAAAGTAAGTACAGCTGTTGGTTTAGGAGCAGCAGTAATTTTTGTATTAGCAATTACGGTGCCTTTGAACTGGTTGTTAGATCAGTATCTATTACAACCAGGGGCTTTATCTTGGTTGGGTGAAGAATATGCGGCTTACGATTTAAGTTTTTTATCCTTTATCATGTTTATCGCCACCATTGCAACCATGGTACAACTAGTAGAAATTGTGGTCGAAAAATTTTCGCCATCATTATATAATTCATTGGGGATCTTCTTGCCACTTATCGCAGTAAACTGTGCGATTTTAGGAGGGTCATTATTTATGCAATCTCGTGAAATCCCTACATTAGGATTAGCGACTGTTTACGGTGTGGGTTCAGGAATTGGATGGTTTTTAGCTATTTTGGCAATTGCAGCTATTCGCGAAAAAATTAGATATTCAAATGTGCCACCAGCCTTAAGAGGTTTGGGAATCACCTTTATTATCACGGGATTAATGGCGATAGGATTTATGAGTTTTGGAGGTATGTTAACTGGTGGGGATGAAGACACTCCAGTAGAAGAAAAAACAGCAACTATTGAGTCTGCTGATGATCATACAGAAGACGAAAAAGTGGTAGTGAACAACTTAAAAGATAATGAGTAA
- a CDS encoding class I SAM-dependent methyltransferase — translation MPRPLLIRLSYLATPILSLILKGKKFTDPIDGKSFKTFLPYGYGNQRDNVLSPSTLSLERHRLLWLYLKNETDFFSSDKKVLHFAPEQAFYKRFRNLKNLNYTTTDLNSPLADVKADICNLPFENNTFDVILCNHVLEHIPDDTKAMQELYRVMRPGGIGIFQIPQDLNRQLTFEDNTITDKIERAKIFGQYDHVRIYGLDYFDKLRAIGFRVEEVDYTSNLAEEDIIKYCLAKGEVIPVCYK, via the coding sequence GTGCCGAGACCTTTATTAATAAGGTTAAGTTATTTAGCAACACCTATTTTAAGTTTAATTTTAAAAGGAAAAAAATTTACAGATCCTATCGATGGTAAAAGCTTCAAAACCTTTTTGCCATACGGATATGGTAATCAGCGTGATAATGTATTGTCACCGTCTACTTTAAGTTTAGAACGCCACAGATTGCTTTGGTTGTATTTAAAAAATGAAACCGATTTCTTTTCTTCTGACAAAAAGGTGCTTCACTTTGCTCCTGAGCAGGCATTTTACAAACGCTTTAGAAACCTAAAGAATTTAAATTATACCACAACAGATCTAAACTCACCACTAGCTGATGTTAAAGCTGATATTTGTAATCTTCCTTTTGAAAACAATACCTTCGATGTGATTTTATGCAATCACGTTTTAGAACATATTCCAGATGATACCAAAGCGATGCAAGAGTTGTATCGAGTGATGAGACCAGGTGGCATAGGTATTTTTCAAATTCCGCAAGATTTAAATAGACAACTCACATTTGAAGACAATACGATTACGGACAAAATAGAACGTGCTAAAATTTTTGGTCAATACGATCATGTTCGAATTTATGGTCTGGATTATTTTGACAAATTACGCGCTATTGGCTTCAGGGTTGAAGAAGTAGACTATACGTCCAATCTTGCTGAAGAAGATATTATAAAATATTGTTTAGCCAAGGGCGAAGTTATACCGGTTTGTTATAAATAA
- a CDS encoding Na(+)-translocating NADH-quinone reductase subunit F, whose product MKTSIRLEQAIKKLYVAFHSNQLHPECCKQCAVGNILNNTDSWKHLSDHHGTIQLNYIGRVHQLMGRKFNGYSPLELLTIEAAFLKGCGYTLPIHHKNNKPKNPTDKDVLFNGLTNVITLLCELDGVKNIMDYTKLLEVEKDKPKYHLA is encoded by the coding sequence ATGAAAACTTCAATCCGCTTAGAACAGGCCATTAAAAAATTATATGTGGCGTTTCACTCGAATCAACTTCATCCCGAATGTTGCAAGCAATGTGCTGTTGGAAATATTCTAAATAACACGGATAGTTGGAAACATTTATCTGACCATCATGGGACTATTCAACTCAATTATATAGGTCGGGTGCACCAACTCATGGGACGGAAATTTAATGGGTACTCGCCTTTAGAATTATTGACTATTGAGGCTGCTTTTCTAAAAGGATGTGGTTACACCCTACCAATTCATCATAAAAATAACAAGCCAAAAAATCCGACAGATAAGGATGTACTATTTAATGGGTTAACAAATGTAATTACCTTATTATGCGAATTAGATGGCGTCAAAAACATCATGGATTACACCAAACTTTTGGAGGTTGAAAAGGATAAGCCCAAATATCATTTGGCGTAA
- a CDS encoding Na(+)-translocating NADH-quinone reductase subunit C: protein MEKRTDKNSYTILFAIGMVLVVGALLAFAASSLEPKITENRRLEKQQNILYAMGVNDNDENSATFVSTEDAPKLFEQYIKQQLVIVDGEVKEDNKAYLIDVKKEKSAAKDPDYSRRLPLFVGEKDGKTFYVAPIYGKGLWDAIWGYVALDKDMVVQGAYFDHKGETPGLGANIKQRYFMDDFYGEHLLTESGVFKGITVAKGNADPKNNDKKDNEVDALAGATITGDGVTAMIKSDLKLYLPYFQNLKN from the coding sequence ATGGAAAAGAGAACAGATAAAAATTCATATACCATATTATTTGCTATCGGAATGGTCTTGGTAGTAGGTGCCTTATTAGCATTTGCAGCCTCGTCATTAGAGCCAAAGATTACTGAAAATAGGCGTTTAGAAAAACAACAGAATATTCTCTATGCCATGGGTGTTAATGATAATGATGAAAACAGCGCAACATTTGTTTCAACAGAGGATGCGCCAAAACTTTTTGAGCAATACATCAAACAACAATTGGTTATTGTGGATGGTGAAGTAAAGGAAGATAATAAGGCTTATTTAATTGATGTTAAAAAAGAAAAATCGGCAGCTAAAGACCCTGATTACTCTAGAAGATTACCATTATTTGTTGGTGAAAAAGATGGTAAAACATTTTATGTAGCACCTATTTACGGAAAAGGTTTATGGGATGCCATTTGGGGATATGTAGCTTTAGATAAAGACATGGTTGTACAAGGGGCATATTTTGACCACAAAGGAGAAACCCCTGGTCTTGGTGCCAATATAAAGCAACGCTATTTTATGGATGATTTTTACGGAGAGCATTTATTAACAGAATCAGGAGTCTTTAAAGGGATCACTGTTGCTAAAGGAAATGCCGATCCAAAAAATAACGACAAAAAGGATAATGAAGTAGATGCACTTGCTGGAGCAACCATTACTGGTGACGGAGTTACGGCTATGATCAAAAGTGATTTAAAGTTGTACTTACCTTATTTTCAAAATTTAAAAAATTAA
- a CDS encoding Na(+)-translocating NADH-quinone reductase subunit F has protein sequence MGKALTEQELHNLAMNHVGKDLEKRGFEFIAINSKLKKHPQFVCMDKNKQYYFVIVKVVILPDNPNNFDVVWMESFKKHARENDAIVLYAGVGLGNKENEKQPIYLDEDYLLEYNGIQVLETNLN, from the coding sequence ATGGGTAAAGCACTTACGGAACAAGAATTACATAACTTGGCCATGAACCACGTTGGTAAGGATTTAGAAAAGCGTGGCTTCGAATTTATAGCCATAAATAGTAAATTGAAAAAGCATCCGCAATTTGTTTGTATGGATAAGAATAAACAGTATTATTTTGTGATTGTAAAAGTAGTTATACTACCAGATAATCCAAATAATTTTGATGTCGTTTGGATGGAATCTTTTAAAAAACACGCTAGGGAAAATGATGCCATTGTTTTATATGCTGGTGTGGGGTTAGGTAATAAAGAAAATGAAAAACAACCAATTTATTTAGACGAAGACTATTTATTGGAATATAATGGTATCCAAGTTTTAGAAACTAATTTGAATTAG
- a CDS encoding S41 family peptidase → MNHSIKLSIIFLLVSSLCIAQGTRLLRQPDISDTHITYTYGGDVWVSELNSNEAKRITSTAAVESNPYFSPDGKWIAFNSNRAGSNSVYVVSANGGEPTRLTWHPSDANVRGWTKDGSHILYASSRETAPRPYNRLWTVPTNGGASKLITKQWGFNGGFSPGENKIVIDKISRWDAEWRAYRGGQNTPLIILDLKTQNEELIPHTNTTDIQPIWLGNIIYFLSDRDLISNIWGYHTETKALSQITSFKGSDIKWLSGNGNTLTYERDGYLHIYDLSTKQSSQLEINIVSDFPWAQTKWEDVTKSSRSASLSPNGKRAIMESRGEIFTVPVEFGDARNITQSSGIADRAPVWSPKGDKLAWFSDEDRKGYALMISSQDGLSKPNRISIGESKMAWSPSWSPDGKHIAFVDDDVRLRVLTLDTKKIITIDVGGNNLERRSIDMTWSPDSNWIAYAKSGTNNFRQLYLWSVESKVTKPITDSFADSFSPAWDLNMKQFYFLASTDVALGSGWANTSAMTASPEYAAYVINLDAKDDSPFKPKSDEEEVKDEDENNDGEDKKDEKDDDDDDDDKEDEDKDSKDKKKTNKNKKVIIDFEGLNRRTIALPIPVRSYRYIIAGPSGSAFIGERIPNGSGNIIHKFKLKDEKLKEFLSGANQVSVTTNGKHMLASVSDGWNVISTSGSNGKDGKPIKIKLSMKLDYVAEWEQMFEEAWRYERDYFYDSNIHGRDWNVVYKRYAPLVPYIKHRADLSYILDQVNGELSVGHSFVFGGDFPDVEENRIGLLGADLVVDKGHWKIDRIYTTESWNPGLTGPLDAPGLNIKQGYYIVGINGTEVKTDIDIYELLDGTINRQTVLHINDKPQFKDAWKEIVEPIRSENSLRQRTWVEDNRRLVEKLSNGRLGYIWVPNTGGPGFVSFNRYYFAQQDKEGAVIDERFNGGGLLDDYMVDLMTRSLRAAITNEVPNGQPMRLPAGILGPKVLLINEMAGSGGDFFPWVFRQQNAGKLIGMTTWGGLVKSSVHYSLIDGGALTSPDNAVFDPVNNKWIGENVGIAPDIKVRQDAKSLEKGEDPQLERAVKELMNLLGTKKTITAPKFLTPATGN, encoded by the coding sequence ATGAACCATTCTATTAAGCTCAGCATTATTTTTCTATTGGTCTCTAGTCTTTGCATTGCACAAGGAACCAGACTACTTCGTCAACCTGATATTAGTGACACGCATATCACCTATACTTACGGCGGTGATGTTTGGGTTTCTGAGTTAAATTCTAATGAAGCAAAACGTATTACAAGTACTGCTGCAGTAGAATCTAACCCATATTTTTCACCAGATGGAAAATGGATTGCCTTTAATTCCAACAGAGCTGGGAGTAATTCAGTTTACGTAGTATCTGCAAATGGAGGTGAACCTACAAGGCTCACATGGCATCCCAGTGATGCCAATGTAAGAGGTTGGACTAAAGATGGCTCACATATTTTATATGCGAGCTCAAGAGAAACAGCTCCCAGACCTTATAATCGACTATGGACAGTGCCAACCAATGGGGGTGCTTCAAAGTTGATAACCAAACAATGGGGGTTTAATGGAGGTTTTTCACCAGGTGAAAACAAAATAGTTATTGATAAAATTAGCAGATGGGATGCCGAATGGCGCGCCTATAGAGGCGGTCAAAATACACCTTTAATTATTTTAGATTTGAAAACCCAAAATGAAGAGCTGATTCCGCATACCAATACTACAGATATTCAGCCTATTTGGTTAGGTAACATCATATATTTCTTATCCGATAGAGATTTAATATCAAATATTTGGGGATACCACACCGAAACCAAAGCCTTAAGCCAAATCACTTCCTTTAAGGGATCTGATATTAAATGGCTATCTGGTAATGGCAATACATTAACCTACGAGCGTGATGGTTACTTACACATTTATGATTTGTCAACAAAGCAGTCTTCCCAATTAGAGATTAATATTGTTAGCGATTTCCCCTGGGCACAGACCAAATGGGAGGATGTAACCAAATCCTCCCGTTCTGCGTCATTATCACCAAACGGAAAACGCGCCATCATGGAGTCGAGAGGTGAAATTTTCACCGTCCCTGTAGAGTTTGGTGATGCTAGAAATATCACTCAGAGTTCTGGTATTGCAGATAGAGCACCTGTTTGGTCTCCAAAAGGAGATAAACTCGCTTGGTTTTCTGATGAAGATCGTAAAGGCTATGCGCTGATGATTTCTTCTCAAGATGGATTATCAAAACCAAATCGTATTTCTATTGGTGAATCTAAAATGGCATGGTCGCCATCATGGTCGCCAGACGGTAAACACATTGCTTTTGTTGATGATGATGTGAGATTACGTGTTTTAACCCTAGACACTAAAAAAATAATTACGATTGATGTAGGTGGAAATAATTTGGAACGTCGTTCCATTGACATGACATGGTCTCCAGATTCCAATTGGATTGCCTATGCCAAATCTGGTACTAATAATTTCAGACAATTGTACTTGTGGTCTGTAGAAAGCAAGGTGACCAAACCCATCACAGATAGTTTTGCAGATTCCTTCTCCCCCGCTTGGGATTTAAATATGAAACAATTCTACTTTCTCGCGAGTACAGATGTCGCTTTGGGTTCTGGTTGGGCTAATACGAGTGCCATGACTGCTTCCCCTGAGTATGCTGCTTATGTCATTAATCTAGATGCGAAAGATGATTCGCCTTTCAAACCAAAGAGTGATGAAGAAGAGGTTAAGGATGAAGACGAAAATAATGATGGTGAAGACAAAAAAGACGAGAAAGACGACGACGACGACGACGACGATAAAGAGGATGAGGACAAAGACTCTAAAGACAAAAAGAAAACGAATAAAAACAAAAAAGTGATAATAGACTTTGAAGGTCTAAATAGGCGAACCATAGCATTACCAATACCTGTTAGAAGTTATCGTTATATTATTGCTGGACCTAGTGGCTCTGCATTTATAGGGGAACGTATTCCTAACGGCAGCGGAAATATTATACATAAGTTCAAATTAAAAGATGAAAAATTAAAAGAGTTTTTATCAGGTGCCAATCAAGTTTCAGTAACCACCAACGGCAAACATATGCTGGCTAGTGTTTCCGACGGATGGAACGTTATAAGTACCTCTGGCAGCAATGGAAAAGACGGAAAACCCATTAAAATCAAGCTTTCCATGAAACTTGATTACGTAGCAGAATGGGAGCAAATGTTTGAAGAAGCTTGGCGTTACGAACGCGATTATTTTTATGATTCCAATATCCACGGACGTGATTGGAATGTGGTATACAAAAGGTATGCGCCGTTAGTCCCATACATTAAACATCGAGCAGATTTAAGCTATATTTTAGATCAAGTTAATGGTGAATTATCTGTTGGCCATAGTTTTGTTTTTGGTGGTGATTTCCCTGATGTTGAAGAAAACAGGATTGGATTACTCGGTGCCGATTTAGTGGTAGACAAAGGTCATTGGAAAATTGATCGTATTTATACAACTGAGAGTTGGAATCCAGGACTAACAGGTCCTTTGGATGCCCCAGGTTTGAATATTAAACAAGGGTATTATATCGTTGGAATAAATGGAACTGAAGTAAAAACGGATATAGATATTTATGAGTTGTTAGATGGAACCATTAACAGACAGACCGTTTTACATATTAATGATAAACCCCAATTTAAAGATGCCTGGAAAGAAATAGTAGAACCTATACGAAGTGAAAACTCTTTAAGACAGCGCACCTGGGTTGAAGACAATCGCCGATTAGTAGAAAAATTATCGAATGGTCGCTTAGGGTACATTTGGGTGCCCAATACTGGTGGCCCTGGGTTTGTGTCGTTCAATCGCTATTATTTTGCACAACAGGATAAGGAAGGCGCTGTGATTGATGAACGCTTTAACGGCGGAGGCTTGTTAGATGATTATATGGTCGATTTAATGACACGAAGCCTGAGAGCTGCCATTACCAATGAAGTCCCTAACGGACAACCCATGCGCTTACCAGCCGGTATATTAGGGCCAAAAGTACTGCTCATAAACGAAATGGCAGGCTCAGGTGGCGATTTTTTCCCATGGGTATTTAGACAACAAAATGCTGGGAAGCTTATTGGCATGACTACTTGGGGCGGCTTGGTAAAATCTTCTGTCCATTATTCATTAATTGATGGTGGTGCATTAACCTCACCAGACAATGCTGTATTCGATCCTGTTAATAACAAATGGATTGGAGAAAATGTTGGAATTGCTCCAGATATTAAAGTGAGACAAGATGCAAAATCACTTGAGAAAGGAGAAGACCCCCAGTTAGAACGTGCAGTTAAAGAGCTTATGAATTTGTTAGGAACGAAAAAAACAATCACAGCACCTAAATTTTTAACACCAGCCACAGGTAATTAG